The following are encoded in a window of Mustela nigripes isolate SB6536 chromosome 3, MUSNIG.SB6536, whole genome shotgun sequence genomic DNA:
- the ICOS gene encoding inducible T-cell costimulator, whose product MKSDLWYFLLFCFQVEVLTGETKDSAKSEMFTFRDGGVQILCKFSDTVWQFKMELRKGTEVLCDLTKTKESGNTVPTKHPKFCQSELSDDGVSFFLNNLDSSHASYYTCQLSIFDPPPFQEKNISREYLNVYESQTCCQLKFWLPIGCAAFVGVYIFGCVFLCWLTKKKYRSSVHDPNSEYMFMAAVNTAKKPGFTGTTHNLELCSTQA is encoded by the exons ATGAAGTCAGACTTGtggtatttccttctcttctgcttccaaGTTGAAGTCCTAACAG gAGAAACCAAGGATTCTGCCAAGTCTGAGATGTTTACGTTTCGCGATGGAGGTGTACAAATTTTATGCAAATTCAGTGATACTGTCTGGCAATTTAAAATGGAGTTGCGGAAAGGGACGGAAGTGCTCTGTGATCTCACTAAGACAAAGGAAAGTGGAAACACAGTGCCCACTAAGCATCCCAAATTTTGTCAGTCTGAGTTATCGGATGATGGAGTCTCCTTTTTCCTGAATAACTTGGACAGTTCACATGCCAGTTACTATACCTGCCAACTGTCAATTTTTGATCCTCCTCCTTTTCAGGAAAAGAACATTAGCAGAGAATATCTGAATGTTTATG AATCACAGACTTGCTGCCAACTGAAGTTCTGGTTACCCATAGGATGTGCAGCTTTTGTTGGAGTCTATATTTTTGGATGCGTATTTCTTTGTTGGCTTACAAAAAAG aaatatcGATCCAGTGTTCATGACCCTAACAGTGAATACATGTTCATGGCAGCAGTGAACACAGCCAAAAAACCTGGATTCACAG GTACGACTCATAACTTGGAACTCTGTAGCACCCAGGCATGA